The following are from one region of the Quercus robur chromosome 1, dhQueRobu3.1, whole genome shotgun sequence genome:
- the LOC126723434 gene encoding protein DGS1, mitochondrial, with amino-acid sequence MEVATVENNNESKDHSNNNNNNNNNRTLFSFYSNYIWNRVLAFLPSSSSSSSSASNVFAKISNLYRQSARVGSRIHGACLPLPLPSNSFDSASLVMSDTSRVYEVLEDILEHIFLNLRNVQKNLQFWQSRAEGSNARKMYFMIFERGPLAFIDGAVQLIRGCADEGSSMQHLCHSASSHISERVAVLSSLRCALATFLAQIYMEVDRFGEKLVKDPENSLPLLLVTINDIFSNLEASIGHLHAMRQSVYSVEGSYSLPLLFEKLSGVNQEGSQWTDCEVRDAINLIYQNLLKLDSYLSDIVAKHRKPRKITLHWIRYTCGAVGLSVCSIWVLRHSSLMGNSDIDKWIGDARDSTVSFFNDHVEQPLLSIRDELFETFRKRHKGVMEPEEVLLTSNSLHRMLLAFSEQTKGQKIPENASDQELLEIVMSRYEKELMHPVQNLLSGELARALLIQVQKLKLDIETAMLELDQILKANEINFAILAALPAFFLSLILLMLVRTWFKRDTRAEGRGRMARVQRRLLIVEVEKRIVQYQTYVDQGQEKDAQCMFGLVLYSLDRLYHAVEKHAKATGEWQCLRQDIIDLGKPDLKTTYKLLVTSRLERLYDCLLPSPTRR; translated from the exons ATGGAGGTCGCAACTGTGGAGAACAACAATGAATCCAAGGAccacagcaacaacaacaacaacaacaacaacaacagaacCCTATTCTCATTCTACTCCAACTATATCTGGAACCGAGTACTTGCTTTCttgccctcttcttcttcttcatcttcatcggCCTCAAATGTATTCGCCAAAATCTCCAATCTCTATCGCCAATCCGCTCGCGTCGGCTCTCGAATTCACGGCGCTTGTCTCCCTCTCCCATTGCCTTCCAACTCCTTCGACTCTGCTTCACT GGTTATGTCAGACACGTCTAGAGTTTACGAGGTTTTGGAGGATATTTTGGAGCacatatttttgaatttgcGAAATGTTCAGAAGAATTTGCAGTTTTGGCAATCTAGGGCGGAG GGATCAAATGCTCGTAAAATGTATTTCATGATTTTCGAGAGAGGGCCACTGGCTTTTATTGACGGAGCGGTCCAATTGATACGTGGATGTGCTGATGAGGGTTCTTCGATGCAGCATCTATGCCATTCTGCATCATCTCACATATCTGAGAGAGTAGCTGTTTTAAGTAGCTTAAGATGTGCACTTGCTACGTTCTTGGCTCAG ATTTACATGGAAGTTGACAGATTTGGAGAGAAGTTAGTGAAGGATCCTGAGAATTCATTGCCCTTATTATTGGTTACAATTAatgatatattttcaaatttagagGCATCAATTGGACATCTACATGCAATGCGTCAG AGTGTTTATTCTGTTGAAGGGAGCTATTCACTCCCACTACTGTTTGAGAAGCTGTCAGGAGTAAATCAAGAAGGATCACAGTGGACTGACTGTGAAGTTAGAGATGCTATCAACTTGATTTATCAAAATCTACTTAAATTGGACTCCTATTTATCTGATATT GTTGCGAAACATCGGAAACCTAGAAAGATAACTTTACACTGGATCCGCTATACGTGTGGTGCAGTTGGCCTCTCTGTTTGTTCTATTTGGGTCCTACGGCATAGTAGTTTGATGGGGAATTCTGACATTGACAAATGGATTGGTGATGCCAGAGACTCAACAGTTAGCTTTTTCAATGATCATGTTGAACAACCG CTTTTGTCAATTAGAGATGAACTTTTTGAGACATTCAGGAAGAGGCACAAAGGTGTCATGGAGCCTGAAGAAGTTCTGTTAACTTCTAATTCTCTGCACAG AATGTTGTTGGCGTTCAGTGAACAGACCAAAGGTCAAAAGATCCCAGAGAATGCTTCAGATCAGGAACTGCTTGAAATAGTAATGTCCAG GTATGAAAAGGAGCTAATGCATCCCGTTCAGAACCTTCTTAGTGGGGAGCTTGCTCGTGCTTTGCTTATCCAG GTTCAGAAGCTGAAACTGGATATTGAGAC GGCAATGCTTGAGCTGGACCAGATTCTTAAGGCTAATGAAATCAATTTTGCTATACTAGCTGCCTTACCAgcattctttctctctcttattttgcTCATGCTAGTGCGTACATGGTTTAAACGG GATACCAGAGCAGAAGGAAGGGGGAGAATGGCTCGGGTCCAACGGAGACTGCTAATTGTTGAGGTTGAGAAAAGGATTGTACAGTACCAAACTTATGTTGACCAAGGGCAG GAAAAAGATGCGCAATGCATgtttggattggtgttatataGTCTGGATCGCCTATATCATGCTGTGGAGAAGCATGCAAAAGCAACCGGGGAATGGCAGTG CTTGAGACAGGATATTATTGATCTGGGAAAGCCTGACCTTAAAACTACATATAAGCTTTTAGTGACATCACGCCTGGAGCGGTTATATGACTGCCTGCTTCCTTCACCGACACGTCGGTAG